The segment ccattgagatattattgatgtattatagaaaagtgatttatctttttataaatgacaaaaggcacatctgcctcatttttgctgtggtattgtgatactactcagaactgtgatactttcactggtatcgtactgtgggtcccaattttggtaccgtgacaacactaatacATAGTAGTGTCTACTTGATTTGTATCTGTGCTGTTCAGATTAAAATGACaggtactttttgttttttgatagtGTATATTGCAGTAGTAGTTTAACACTGTCTtgtaatttaataaatattgaCAATCAATTTGAAACCCGAACAGCTGCATATTTGTTTTCAGGATGGGATTTTTCCTGTGAACaggatttcctgcttttctgacCTTATACTTACCTCAAGTTGCCTTTTGggacatacatgcatacatacgtACATATCATACTTGCCTGTAGAGAAGAGTTTATTACAGCCTCATATAAAatcaacaataataatgataataataatattaaagcaaACAGAGCTCTGGTATCAGAATAGTATCAGTATCGGCAGATATCCAAATTCAGGTATCCGGATcagatcggaagtgaaaaaatgtggatcggtgcatccctatttacAGGAACCGTCCTCTCATTCGGCCCTCTCAGTGGCCATGTGTCCACTGCAGACCATGACCCGCCGGGCTCTGGCGGCGACGTGCAACAATCATCGCGCAGTTGTTTTTAGTCAGTTTAAATTGCCGTTTCGATCGTTGCGTAATTGCGTATTTAtcatacttattttttttactactaCCACTCTCATACGTCTTTTACTGACTTATTCTTTCTTATTTTGGAcgtgaaaatgcttttttaacAACGCTATTTCGGGGCTTTCTTTTGGCGTCACATCCTGCTTTGAGTCTGCCCAATCAGCACAGAGTAAATCTCAAGCCCCACCCGGAATTTTTCAGGGCTGatctgagtacctaccccgaggcagggactcCTTTCGGCCCCGTAAAGGTTCCTGTAAATGGCCCTGCTGGggaagttcctgcagtggagacacacaccaacggccctggccccgtaaaattaccccgaagttcctgtggtggaaacacgCCTTTTGTGCCAGGGACCCCCATAAGAGaagatttgttaaaaaaaatgttcacaatTACAGTGAAAATAGCAGATCTACAAGCTCACAATGCATCACGTTGGCAATGATCTCAATGCAATGCAATTGCATTCAATTgcgcaaattgttttatttgagaTTAAAACAATTTGTACTGTTGGTTGTGTAGGTTAGAATTGCATTTGGCCTGACTGCTTTAACGTCACCGCTTATTCAAAAACTGGTTGATGTTGGTTTTTTTAGTGTTGATGGCGCCAAAGAAGATGGGTCCCTTAGTCGGCTCGTTAACGACGACCACAAGAACCCAAATAGTAGGATGAGGCTAGTGGAGGTTGATAAGAAGAGTCACATTTGCCTCTTCGCTATCCAGCCCATAAGTATAGGCGAAGAAATTTCCTATGATTATGGAGGAAATGACTGGCCATGGCGAAAGGTATGTATAAGTTTATGCAAGCTAATATACTATGTTTGTGCAATGTTTTCTCAGATGTGCAAGGTTGAGTGGTTTGTGCAACGTCCTTAAAAGGCCAAACACTATTGTTCAATAGCTGCCTGTTTTCCTTCTTGTTCAGCAGCCTATTTCTGTCAAGCAGAAACTTGTTTACTCTCACAGGGCAATGTCATAACTAGTGGGGACCACATGCTTTTGTATTGTGTTCGCAGAAGCCAGCAGAGGTTCCGCCAAGAACCCAGCGTGACAGTGCGGTTTTGGACATGGTTGCCGTTCCATCTACGGAGTCTGCTCTCAACACTCCTCCAGCTACTGTGGGAGGCGTTTCATCTTGCTCAGAGCCCCGTGACAAGGTGGGACATGGATTCAAGGTCTCAATCACTATGCCTGATTCCTGTCATTTTTGATAGATTTAAGACTTTCCGGATCAGGGCCCACTCTCCTAACTATTGTGGaacatatgtttttttattgtgttttacagAAACCAGCAGAGGATCTGCCAAGAACCTCGCCTGACAGTGCATTCGTGGACACAGTCACCGTTCCTATGGAACAGCCTACGGAGTCTGCTCTCAACACTCCTCCAGCTACTGTGGGAGGCGTTTCATCTTGCCCAGAGTCCCGTGACAAGGTGGGACATGGATTCAAGGTCTCAAATGCTATGTGTAATTCCAGTCTTTTTTGTTAgatttaaagggatattttgGATCTTTTGACAAGAAGCTGTATGACATTCCTATTAGCAGTGTCGTGCATCAACAGTGACTTTCCCCCTACTGCGTCCTGTGAGCAGAGTTCTGGCCTGGTTTTGGTGTTGATGAAGGTAGTTTGGCTAGTTGGCTGGGGTCACAAAAATAAAGCGTTTTGCTTCTCAAAACAATATGCCTTCAAAAGAGTAATACATTTGAATCACAAAACCGTTGTCCACGAAAAAGTCAGACTTCCCAATCGCTAGGCGCTATTTTCTCTCCCTTCATATCACAGCGCGCTGCAGCCTGTCGACAGCTGTCCATCACCTGTTTCACGGTGTTTACATGCTCTGATGATGACCGCTGCGACGTGAGAGAGTTCACATGAGAGCTAGAGcaataaatatattattatacaagaaaatataaaaatggtGCAGACCTGTGATTATCCGGGCTGTAACAACAAAAATCTGTCTGACTCGCCTTATATATTTCACAGTTTTCCTATCATGGACATTGCTATTAGGCAACTTCTTGCCATAGGCTTTAATGAAACAATTAAAATGCTATATTAAACGTCTGTAACAGTTATGTCAATCAGCAACCAGATCCTCAGTCAGGGATTGAGTGGacgattttttttcttgccgtTATAAAACACATAGGCTACACACCAGCCACATCCACTGTGCTCTGGCTCCGCTGATCAGCTCAGATGGCGGTTAGATCTTCACATGTTGAACTCTTTTTATACAAACAAAGTGCAGCCAAACACCAGGCTGAAGAGAGAGAACTAGCAGAGGCTCCTCTGACAGCTGCAGGTGAGCCGCTGGTGAGCTACAGGTGAGCTGGCTGGAGAGCACAGcggtgtccttttttttttgtagcagcACCATCCTTGCAGGTGATGCACGCGCAGATGTCTGTGTACATTTGTCGGTCTGATCTTCCATCGAGGACTGGGCTGCATTACTGATCACCCGGTCACCCTGTCTCTCACAGCTACAGCTGTGGGTTCAACTTCAGCTTGTTACTtctgtccctcctctctctctctgcccgtTCCCGTTCATCTGACGAAGTTCAGCATCTGTATATTCATAAAGATATCCCTTTGGCTCTGTGCTAAAAGGGATGTCTTCATCACTTGTGTCACAGTCAGACATGTTTACGTTAACTGTCCGAGCAGTAAACACCGTGAAACAGGTGATGGACAGCTGTTGACAGGCTGCAGCGCGCAGTGATACAAAGGGAGAGAAAATAGCACCTAGCGATTGGGAGGTCATGTCAAAAGATCCgaaatatccctttaagacaTATCCGGAACAGGGCACACTTTGAAATCTCAAAAGCTTTTGCAGACCTTGTGTTCAGTGGGTTATATGGGTGGGCTTCAGTCATTTTCAGAGCATGTTAATTTTGATGATTGGATATTTCATAAAGGCAAAGCTTAAGAGCCTCAGTCTGTGATTCCACAGCACGACCAGAACATAGGTTTAGAACGATAACGCCAAAACAACATACAGTAGTTCTGCACTGTGTCACGACTGAACTCAGACaggaggacccaaatgcaagACCAGGAGACAGATAGAAAgttcacaaaaatatttaataatgagCACAAAAAAGCTGATGGACTGATGGCAGTAGTAGGAATCCAGAAGTCCACAGAAGCAGGCAAGGGCAGGCGTGAGGCCGATAACCAGACTGGCAGGATCAAAACCAGGTttccagacagacaggcagaggcaCCAACTAGAGACAGGCAGAATTTGGTCAACGAGGCTGGCTGGGTCATTCACAGTAGGGCAGGAAATCAGGCTGAGGCACATGTGAGGAAAAGGCGAAAACAGGGTTACCGTAACAGGCAGGGTCAAACACGGGGAGGCAGTCCATAGGCAAAGGTACCGGCAGGGGAAGGCAAGGCTCAGGAAACAGACAGGCAGGATGATtcgcaggcaggcaggcaggcaggcaggcaggcaggcaggcaggaggaACGCTGGTAAGTATCTCACAAACGGACGAATACGAACTGGCAAACACAGGAGGGAGCACATGGTTTATATACacacagggagagggagataaCGAGAcgcaggtgaaacacattaggGTGGGGGAAGGTAATCACATGAGCGGGAAAGGAGGGAACAGGAAGTAAAGACACCAGACATGACACAAGAGGGAggatgacaaaataaaacaggaaatgacaggacaaacaccaaaacactACTGCCTGGGGGCAGTTGTGACACACTGTGGTAGTTGTTTAGGAATCACCATGCGCGCTTCACATGCTCTGACAAATCACAGATTGTGACTTGGTTTAACAAGAACTTCAGTCATGagtttctctttctttgttttaccCCCTGCAGAAAAGTGTGGACAAAAAGGCAGcagaacagacacagacaaaacgGAAGACATCAGGACAGCACCGGCAGCGGACTATTAAAACGCAAGATGAGTCGGCAGTGGATCGTTCTTCAGACGACTTGGAGTCGGATGGCACAGTGGATCAGTTGGGTGATGAATCAGAATGGGATTCCTTCAGcgtaggaaaaaaaagaaaccaaacaaacagtAATGTGCTTGTTCAGCAAAAGAAATAAACCATGTTCTAGTTGATATCTCATGTTTGgatgtgaatttatttttaatatacacATATTCTAACCATCTTATTACTATTGGTGTAAATGTTGAGCATTTTTTCTGTAGGTTTGCACCTGCTGGCTGCTTTGTCTGCTAGTAAATTGTCCAAAATGTGTATTCTTGAATTATTTACAAAGCCCTTAAGAGTCAGTGCTTAGAGCAGGGTTTCTAAACCTTAAATTACTTTGGTCAATGTGAAGTCAGTGATCAGtcaaggtttttattttcaatttcaatttcaatttatttatttaaaaagggacagtgcatattaatgaacatatcaatcaatcaatcaatcaattttatttataaagcccaatatcacaaatcacaatttgcctcacagggctttacagcatacgacatccctctgtccttaagaccctcacagcggataaggaaaaactccccaaaaaaaaccctttaacgggggaaaaaaaacggtagaaacctcaggaagagcaactgaggagggatccacATATACACGTAAATATGCCAGATTATAGCCATGGGCTagtttccatctgtagtcccttggcAGGTTGATATTACTtcagataaaatacaaaaaaagaaaagaaacagaacataCACAATAAAAGTACACAGATCATTCAAGACATATACATACAAGTACACAGAACAGAGTACAGAGACTGGTCGAGCTAGTGTGCAAAAAAGGAAAGTGCTTACCATAAAGTGCTGGTGCATGTAAATAAAGTGCTGTTGCATAGATAACATGGATTGCACAGATTTAAATAATACAAATCTAAATTGCACAATGGTCTTACAAAGTGCTAGTGGATATTAGATAAAGTGCTACTGCATAACAGAAAATTGACCAGTACTAAATGAAGATTGCACATTGTCCTACTACATATTACTAATAAATAGTACAGTTATAAATATGAAGTGCATACTGCATATTAAAGTGCTTAAGAAATTGCACATGGCCCTGTTGTACACTGCTCTGTTACATCAAGTTCATGGAGGTGATTACACATGGTCACAGATCTGGTTGGTCCTAATCCACACCTTCAGAAGCCTCTTGAATGTTATGAAGATGGATGATTCTCTATTTGAGTTAAAGTGCTAGAGTAGTtgcttttaaaaaagtattaaatagtacattttctttttaatatcaATAGAATGCTGGGTAACAGCAGCGATGCATCCCATGTTTATAATGCATTATAGTCATGCTTATGATAAATTATAATCTTCTTATAACACTAAAATTGCAATTATAAGCACTAAATACTCACAATATAAAGCATTTTATAATGACAAGGTCAAGTATAAATGCTTTGCATCTGCTTATAACACTGTATAATTGCAGTTAGATGCAACAGGTAGGAAGAAAACCCCTACTCCCAGGCAAACAAGAAGTGTGATCCTGAGAACCTAGTTACAATTATAACTGGCTCATCAACACTGCTTTCATTGAGACAAACCCATTACAAACTACTCAACCAAGCAAAGCCTTTGAACAAGGAACTGTAGTACTTATTCATTTTGAGTAGTTCACTTTTACTGACCTTGCAGGCATAGTCTTGATATATAGCCATAACTATTGTAGATAGGTGATATTTGACCTTGACCCACTAACCCTGCTACCCCAGACCAAAAAGTGGGGGAACCATGGCTCCATTGATAAGTGTAGCCTATGTATGTGCACTGTAGATCCTATTGCTATTCAAAATACTTCTACAAGGGGCCTTTTACCAGGCCATATTAGGGCCTGTTCTCTCATAGTCCACCTGTGGCTGAAGGATTCATGGCCATATCAATCCAAGgtggcacagagagagagagtggtgaGGCTTTCAATTTAGTTACACTTGATGTGGGGGATGCAGCCCAGCTTCCCTgggtggagaggagggagaaagacCAGGTGAGTCACAAACATTATTAACTTTGCACATGGTTCCATTGTGGTGTGGGGTTCATCAAAGTTCATCAAATCTCACGTGAACTGAGGATCTTCAATCATGTGGAAACCAGAGAAATGTTGACTGCTGCTTGTCCTCAACCAAACTGAGTGCTTGGGAGAAAGGCAAGtaaatctctctctctgatcACTTGATGGGCTGCAGGCCCTGAGCCTGTGGGTCTGCCCGCTCTGCTGTGGTGACCCAGAGGTTTCCCCTGGCTTGCCACAATATTCAAAGATTGGCATGATTAAAAGAGAATAAAAAGAGTGTCATGTTGCTTTTAAAAACTTTGTCCAAAATGTAAAAAGAGAAGAATTTGGAAAATAGACTGAAATAATGTAAAGTGGACATGATTTGAACATAATTCAGATCATTTTCAtaattattgatttttttttccccttcacaTTTTGGACTAAATTGTGAATTGAACACTGAGGTGCCTACTCTACCGAGGTGCCCACTCTTCAAGTTGCAATGGGGAGACGTCTGACACTTGGGAAGGTCGCTGGGGTCCGAGACTCGGCGCACTTGTCACACACCAGGTCAAGATGCACATAGCAGCCTCCTGGCTCGAagtgatgaataaatgaaatattaaagaaaaGCGTTTTTCCCTCCATTTTTGGAGATTTAAGTGACTTATGGGGACCTGTGCACCCCTGTCACCCTAGAGACCCCAAAGTCAGCACAGACGATGCGATCGGGCCCCTATACAAGAATACAAAAAGCAAACCCCTCAAGTCATTTAGTTTTCTTAAGTGGATGTCTCACAAAATCAAATTCAAGAGGGTGTCAGGTGCATACACTCCAACAGCCTCTGACACAGCTGGCCAGCTTGAAGCAAATTCTTTTCTAAAAGTTGTGGAAGTCTGATTTTTTAATGACCTGATCACGTGACTTTCTGTGTCAAGCTGAGCTGTCATCGGGCACAAATCGCAAAGAGGGGATTTCAAAGAtcattatactttttatttgacCTCAATCGACCAAGAGGAAGCGGTGTAATCTGATATTTTAGATCAGAGTTTtgaaaaaagcatcaaatctTTCAGTGGTCTGCCTCGCGCAACTTAGCGGGGAAGCGAGGCAGCATTGTCGGGGAGCACTGTGGGAGCACCTGCTGAGAGAACCAGGCTGGATCTCCGGGTCTGGAGCTACTGTGActagttttagttttacagCTGCTGCTTGCAAATGAAGATAATATTTAGATCAGAGTTTTGAAAAAAGCGGAAAATTTTTCAGCGATGTCCCTCCCGCATCTTAGCGGGGAAGCAAGGCAGCATT is part of the Epinephelus fuscoguttatus linkage group LG8, E.fuscoguttatus.final_Chr_v1 genome and harbors:
- the LOC125892578 gene encoding uncharacterized protein LOC125892578, with amino-acid sequence MRKLKSVLHVHHKQQEQQSGRRFTFQEKGLRTIWIVGDSYVRRGQRQAKETMGTNLGVSAHIQWFGRGGLCWDGLLPWFKQCMKGRTALDVLVIHCGGNDLGRVKSTELLKVMKKDLLTLYKQFPQMRILFSAINQRCHWRHAPPEKVDKARKFVNHVMASFVLAVNGRTVHHPHIGVEYLPEDPSTKVTSSLSIEATLSLTWKHRGGESVDGAKEDGSLSRLVNDDHKNPNSRMRLVEVDKKSHICLFAIQPISIGEEISYDYGGNDWPWRKKPAEVPPRTQRDSAVLDMVAVPSTESALNTPPATVGGVSSCSEPRDKKPAEDLPRTSPDSAFVDTVTVPMEQPTESALNTPPATVGGVSSCPESRDKKSVDKKAAEQTQTKRKTSGQHRQRTIKTQDESAVDRSSDDLESDGTVDQLGDESEWDSFSVGKKRNQTNSNVLVQQKK